In the Salinirubrum litoreum genome, one interval contains:
- a CDS encoding PHP domain-containing protein gives MLSVELHTHSALSYDGRDPIDLLLSQAAAVGLDAVAVTDHDEIDASLEAAELAPEYGLVGIPGMEVTTAAGHVLAFGIDELVPAGLSFDDTLDRIHEQGGIAVIPHPFQKSRHGVAHKITRDQLASADAIEVYNSRLLTGRANRQAERFAERRNLPMTAGSDAHISEMVGQAVTHVDADEASVEAILAAIADGRTSVEGRRTPWTISFRQAAGGARRRIVRGLADLL, from the coding sequence GTGTTATCGGTCGAGCTACACACACACTCGGCGTTGTCCTACGACGGCCGAGATCCGATCGATCTCCTCCTCTCGCAGGCGGCGGCCGTCGGTCTCGACGCCGTCGCCGTCACGGACCACGACGAGATCGACGCCAGTCTGGAGGCGGCCGAACTCGCCCCGGAGTACGGGTTGGTCGGCATCCCCGGCATGGAGGTGACGACCGCCGCCGGTCACGTCCTCGCGTTCGGCATCGACGAACTCGTGCCGGCCGGCCTCTCCTTCGACGACACCCTCGACCGCATCCACGAACAGGGCGGTATCGCCGTGATTCCCCATCCCTTCCAGAAGTCGCGCCACGGCGTCGCCCACAAGATCACCCGGGACCAACTCGCCAGCGCCGACGCCATCGAGGTCTACAACTCTCGACTCCTGACCGGCCGGGCGAACCGACAGGCAGAACGCTTCGCCGAGCGCCGGAACCTGCCGATGACCGCCGGCAGTGACGCGCACATCAGCGAGATGGTCGGACAGGCGGTCACCCACGTCGACGCCGACGAGGCGTCCGTCGAGGCGATCCTGGCGGCCATCGCGGACGGCCGGACCAGCGTCGAGGGCCGCCGGACGCCGTGGACGATCAGCTTCAGACAGGCCGCCGGCGGGGCGAGACGGCGAATCGTGCGCGGCCTCGCCGATCTGCTGTGA